ACCGCCGGCAGGAGCCAGAGCTCGGCCGAGCCCCGGGAGGAGCCAGGGCTCGGAGGTGCGATCGTCAGCGAGGCGACCTCCGCCCGATCGCCCCCGAAGCGGCCGGCGATGCTCCTCACGGCGCGCAGCTCGCCTGCCTGCCGCACGTCGCCCGAGCGGACGAGCGGCAGCGGCGGCAGCAGCGACCGCGAGCTGCTGCCCTCGATGAGGCTGAACGCGACGTCCCCGCCGTGCGAGAAGAGCACGCTGATGTCGTCCACGGCGTCGTCCGGCTCGGGGAGCCGCACCGCCGCGATGTCGAGGAGCCCCTCGAAGGCGCCGAGCCGCACCGGCGGCTCCGGCGCCTTCATGTACCGGCCGAAGCAGACGGCCAGCGTCGGGTGATCCGCGCTCGACAGCGAGCTCCCGGCGCTCTCGGCGAACGAGAGGTCCGGCAGGAGGTCACCGTCGAAGTCGCCCACGACGAAGCTCGAGACGTTGCCCAGCGTCGGGATCTTGAGCTCGTTGAGCTTGAAGTCGGAGGCCTGCGCGCCGGGGACGCCGTTGAAGAACGTCAGATCCGTCGCGTCCGCGGAGCCGGCGACGACGTCGGGCGCGCCGTTGCCGGTCAGGTCTGCGATCACCGCGCTGGTCCAGCGCCGGCCGTTCGCCGGCGCGAGCCGGCCGAACTCGACCTGGTAGGGAGGAGACGGCCGGGCCTCTCCGAGCCTCACGGCGTCGGGGTCCACGATGTCGATCACGCCGTCGCCGTTGAGATCACCGATCGCGACGGGGGCCCCGAAGCCGGGCAAGCGCTCGGAGCTCATGTCGCCCGCCGGGTACGAGAGATCGCCGTACGGCGCCATGTCGCCGAACGCGCCGCCGCCTGCGCCCTCGGCGACGTCGAGCTCGTAGCAAGGCGCGTCCGCGGGCAAGCGGGAGTCAGGCTGCGCGCACGTGGCGCCCACGAGCAGATCGAGGACGCCGTCGCCTGTCACGTCCCGGAGGAAGGCCGCGCCCGCGAGCCGCGCGCCGGCCGGGAGCTCCACCGCTGTGTGCGCGCCGTCGTCCGGCGAGTAGATATGCACGGCCGAGTCGTCCGTGAGGGCGACGACCACCTCGTGGAGCGGGCCGCCGCCGAGCTCCGCGCTCGCGAGCGGGCCGGCGAGGTCGCGCAGCCCGCGCTGCCGATCGATGAGCGACAGCCGGCCGCTCTCCGACCCCTGCACGACGGCGATGACGTCCTCCGGCGCCGCCCCACGCATGTCGGTCCCGACGACCAGGGCGACCCACGTCTGTCCGTCCTCGCGCGTGCTTCCGACGGGCAAGAGCCGCGCGCCGCGGAGCGTCGTCGTCTCGGACGCCGCGCCGAGCAGCGAACCCAGGCGAAACACCGACGCGAGCACGGGGACCGGCGCGAACGTGCGGCCGGGCTCGCCGCTCAGGATCGCCACGCCAGGCCCCACGCTGAGCGCGATGTCCGTCGTCCCGTCGTCGGTGAGGCGCGCGAGCGCGGGCGTGTCCCCCGCGGAGGGGATCGACACCTGGGTCCCCACCGTGCTGTTCGCATCGAAATAGAGCGCCTCGAGGCTCGTCGAGCCGACGCCCACGAGGTCGCCGCGGCCGTCGCCGTCGAGATCACCCGTGATCAGCCGCTGCGCGCCGAGCGGCAGCGCGGCGCCGAGCGGCTTGAAATTGCCCGTGGAGACGCGGCACACGCGGTCGACCCCGCAGCCCCACCCGCTCGGGCACTCGTGGTCCACGTCGTCGCACGAGAAGCGGCACTCGTTCTCGCTTCCGGCCGGGTTGCACATGGTCTTCGAGGCCGCGCCCTGCGCATCCCGCGTCGTCACCTCGCAGGGCTCGCTGGCCTCGAAGCAGTCGCAGTCCTCGTTGCGCGACGGCTCGATGACGCCGTTGCCGCACACGCCCGGGGAGATCTCGCCGAGCTCCTCGCATCCGGTCGAGCCGGCAGCCGCGACGAGCAGCGCCGCGGCACCCCCGATCGCCCGCACCCGTCGCCTGAAGCTGGGCCGCGCGCGCATGCTCACTGGAACGGGTTTTCCAGGTCGCCCTTCCTGACGGCGCCCCGCGCGGTCGACGCCGCCCTCTTCAACGCCACGGTGAGCGCGCCGTCCGCTTCGGCCGGGACCTCCTGCGCCTGGTCCTGGTACCCGGGCGCCTTGAAGGTGAGCTTCACGGCGCGACCGCGCGCCAGGCGCAGCGGCCCCGGCGCCTTGCCGACGAGCTTGCCCTCGCTCCACACCTCGAGCTCCTTCGGCGTCGCCTGGATCCGCAGCTCGACGTCGGGCGGCGCCGCGTCGGCGCTCGCCGCGGGCGCGGTCGCGGCGGTCGCCTCCAGCGACGGAGGCGGCGCGGCCGACTCGGGCGCGGCCGCGGCGACGGCGGAAGCCGGCAGGACCGGGGCGACCAGCGCGGCCGACTCCGCTGCGGCCGACGCGCGCGCGCGCGGCGCATCGGCCGCCGGCTCGCCGTGCCCGAGGTGCATGTGCCCGAAGTGCAGCGTGAGCGCCGCGGCCGCGGCGACGCCGAGGACGGCGGCCGCGGCGAGCGCCGCCCTCCGCCGCGGCGCCGCAGCCGGCGTGCTCTCCAGCTTGCCCGGCAGCGATCCCTGCAGGAGCGTCTCGTTCCCGTGCAGCCCCGAGCTCGCTTCCGCGACGGGACCGCGCTGCGTCGGTGCGAGCCCAGCGTCCAGCGGCGCCGCGGCCGCGGCGCGCGCGCGGCGCCCCGCGGCGGCCTCGCCGGCGCCGCGCCCGACGGCTGCGTCGCTCGCCCGCAGCAGGCCCCCGGGCAGCTCGTACCCCGCGCCGCGCGCGGCCTCCACGAGCGCCACGGTCGCCTCGAGCAGCGACGCCGGGCGGCTCGCGGGGTCCTTCTCGAGCATCCGCAGCAGCGGCGCGTCGAGCGCCGGCGAGAGGTGCGTCGCCACGGTCGACACGGGGGGCGCCGCCTCCGACGTGTGCTTGATCAGGAGGTCGAACGCGTTCTCGGCGTCGAACGGCGGCGCGCCGGCGAGCAGCTCGTGCGCGAGGATCCCGAACGAGTAGATGTCCGTCCGGTGATCGACGTTCTTTCCGCGGCACTGCTCGGGGGACATGTAGAGCGGCGTCCCGATCAGGTGCCCCGTCCGCGTCTTGTGCACCGCGCCCGAGGACTCGCCGAGCAGCTTGGCGATGCCG
The DNA window shown above is from Sorangium aterium and carries:
- a CDS encoding FG-GAP repeat domain-containing protein; translated protein: MRARPSFRRRVRAIGGAAALLVAAAGSTGCEELGEISPGVCGNGVIEPSRNEDCDCFEASEPCEVTTRDAQGAASKTMCNPAGSENECRFSCDDVDHECPSGWGCGVDRVCRVSTGNFKPLGAALPLGAQRLITGDLDGDGRGDLVGVGSTSLEALYFDANSTVGTQVSIPSAGDTPALARLTDDGTTDIALSVGPGVAILSGEPGRTFAPVPVLASVFRLGSLLGAASETTTLRGARLLPVGSTREDGQTWVALVVGTDMRGAAPEDVIAVVQGSESGRLSLIDRQRGLRDLAGPLASAELGGGPLHEVVVALTDDSAVHIYSPDDGAHTAVELPAGARLAGAAFLRDVTGDGVLDLLVGATCAQPDSRLPADAPCYELDVAEGAGGGAFGDMAPYGDLSYPAGDMSSERLPGFGAPVAIGDLNGDGVIDIVDPDAVRLGEARPSPPYQVEFGRLAPANGRRWTSAVIADLTGNGAPDVVAGSADATDLTFFNGVPGAQASDFKLNELKIPTLGNVSSFVVGDFDGDLLPDLSFAESAGSSLSSADHPTLAVCFGRYMKAPEPPVRLGAFEGLLDIAAVRLPEPDDAVDDISVLFSHGGDVAFSLIEGSSSRSLLPPLPLVRSGDVRQAGELRAVRSIAGRFGGDRAEVASLTIAPPSPGSSRGSAELWLLPAVDSGAIAMVDEAKHRVSLPAELVPSREPAWALDGVAVDLDSDGTDELVLSLPIEVAEEDAAAGAGTPALAGAIALVRRSASGAFEAPEAAFAPAPHRLYGGLRAGDMDGDGHADVVGIAYELAPGTRRITASRLAVFWNTGDGAIEAPIELEAPDPGLEDLASEVTSADFARVDAGAGRSLVVLTRSAAYALDVCSEGAADCHDLGQRELRKLDGLPGGSAIATCDVLGDGVDDLAVLSDGALRVHEGVPIRR
- a CDS encoding serine/threonine-protein kinase — translated: MSTCPTCRTEHADGVAACATDGETLAAEPAPPGADPELAPGTPVGEYRVEAKIGAGGFGTVYRAIHPVIGKAAAIKVLSRQCSANPQLVSRFIAEARAVNQIRHRNIIDIFSFGALEDGRHYYVMELLEGMTLDAYRRKRGRLPPAEALPILVKIARALDAAHAAGIAHRDLKPENVFLVFDEDGAIFPKLLDFGIAKLLGESSGAVHKTRTGHLIGTPLYMSPEQCRGKNVDHRTDIYSFGILAHELLAGAPPFDAENAFDLLIKHTSEAAPPVSTVATHLSPALDAPLLRMLEKDPASRPASLLEATVALVEAARGAGYELPGGLLRASDAAVGRGAGEAAAGRRARAAAAAPLDAGLAPTQRGPVAEASSGLHGNETLLQGSLPGKLESTPAAAPRRRAALAAAAVLGVAAAAALTLHFGHMHLGHGEPAADAPRARASAAAESAALVAPVLPASAVAAAAPESAAPPPSLEATAATAPAASADAAPPDVELRIQATPKELEVWSEGKLVGKAPGPLRLARGRAVKLTFKAPGYQDQAQEVPAEADGALTVALKRAASTARGAVRKGDLENPFQ